A portion of the Halopelagius inordinatus genome contains these proteins:
- a CDS encoding DNA polymerase II large subunit: protein MREEDERYFARIEDRLDEAFDTARAAKSRGYDPETEVEIPVAKDMADRVENILGIPDVAERVRELEGEMSREEAALELVTDFVEGTVGDYDSRAGKVEGAVRTAVALLTEGVVAAPIEGIDRVEILENDDGTEFVNVYYAGPIRSAGGTAQALSVLVADYARSLLGIDEYRARDIEVERYAEEIALYDKETGLQYSPKDKETKFIAEHMPIMLDGEATGDEEVSGFRDLDRVDTNSARGGMCLVMAEGIALKAPKIQRYTRQLDEVDWPWLQDLIDGTIDKDGADDAETDDSEADDGDGEDAEADETEAEDSPAEPAGPARVEPATKYLRDLIAGRPVFGHPCAEGGFRLRYGRSRNHGFATAGVHPATMHLVDDFLATGTQIKTERPGKAGGVVPVDSIEGPTVRLANGDVRQIDDPKEALEVRNGVEKILDLGEYLVNFGEFVENNHPLAPASYVYEWWIQEFDAAGAPVQAFEDDPSVDLEHPSPEDALEWAETYDCALHPEYTHLWHDVTVEEFETLADAAADGRLVDVESDGGVAVHPEGAQGGDAVLELDRTEAVRRTLEHLLVEHTQTDETIRVPEWRTLVRSLGLTADLERTWADLSPAAREWEGGENAVKAVNEVAPFEIRERAPTRIGNRMGRPEKSESRDLSPAVHTLFPIGEMGGNQRDVSEAARARNDDGVRGEVNVRVGDRACPDCGTHTFKSKCPACDAHTEPHYECEDCGTVHEPDESGRVYCDRCERDVESTDWFGIDLSTELREALENVGERESSFPILKGVKGLTSSNKTPEPIEKGVLRAKNGVSSFKDGTVRYDMTDLPVTSVRPEELDVTAGHFRELGYETDIDGEPLQFDDQLVELKVQDIVLSDGAAEHMLKTANFVDDLLEQFYDLDPFYEVEERDELIGELVFGMAPHTSAAVVGRVVGFTSAAVGYAHPYFHAAKRRNCFHPETKVWYRDEDDSWHHERIREFVESRLDDPTTDDFGTLVQELDGDVFVPSLDDSGGEVLKPVEAVSKHPAPDHMVRIETRGGRELTVTPDHEVHVFDGDGIRSKRASALTTEDHAITPEHLTAVDASHETPEFDLLDEFLSLDEFPADRLTIRGLDKDVLYDLFESALSDEWDGTFYPLQSTADYLGLTKKGLSNYLYRESIPVSILAELFETREELLSQIPDDVQLGMKRDRTAIDRRVVVDENAATLLGYYAAEGFAREQQTPKGAVHQTTICGTEAEARGFFVETLEDTFGVEPYRENEAKVTVSGRLLRTFFDTVLDAGVFADEKCVPQFLFDSSDSLVEAYLRGYFSGDGSVVSNALEVTATTVSPELKEDILALLTRIGIAAKADIVEPTPLCEKFPDYYDIDDQSMSAPSYVVHVTSSDAARFARRVGFHLTRKEQQLRSQLDSVSPAARRVFDGGTGEYLVESIDSVEHVVSDTDHTYCLTVADTHSLIANDLSAKQCDGDEDCVMLLMDGLLNFSKQFLPDKRGGQMDAPLVMSSRIDPSEIDDEAHNMDIVRRYPREFYEATLSMADPGEVEDLIKLGEDTLGTDDEYRGFDHTHDTTDIALGPDLSAYKTLGSMMEKMDAQLALSRNLRSVDETDVAERVIEYHFLPDLIGNLRAFARQETRCLDCGEKYRRMPLTGDCRECGGRVNLTVHRGSVNKYMDTAIRVAEEFGCRDYTKQRLEVLEKSLESIFENDKNKASKISDFM, encoded by the coding sequence TCGCCCTCCTCACCGAGGGCGTCGTCGCCGCCCCCATCGAGGGCATCGACCGCGTCGAGATTCTGGAGAACGACGACGGCACCGAGTTCGTCAACGTCTACTACGCGGGGCCGATTCGCTCCGCGGGCGGGACGGCGCAAGCGCTCTCGGTTCTCGTCGCCGACTACGCCCGGTCTCTCCTCGGTATCGACGAGTACAGAGCCAGAGACATCGAGGTAGAGCGATACGCCGAGGAGATAGCCCTCTACGACAAAGAGACCGGCCTCCAGTACTCGCCGAAGGACAAGGAGACGAAGTTCATCGCAGAGCACATGCCCATCATGCTCGACGGCGAGGCGACGGGCGACGAGGAGGTGTCGGGGTTCCGCGACTTGGACCGCGTCGACACCAACTCCGCGCGCGGCGGCATGTGTCTCGTCATGGCCGAGGGTATCGCCCTCAAGGCCCCGAAGATTCAGCGGTACACGCGCCAACTCGACGAAGTCGATTGGCCGTGGCTACAGGACCTCATCGACGGCACCATCGATAAAGACGGCGCGGACGACGCCGAGACCGACGACTCCGAGGCCGACGACGGCGACGGCGAGGACGCGGAGGCGGACGAGACGGAGGCCGAGGACTCCCCCGCCGAACCCGCCGGTCCCGCCCGCGTCGAACCGGCGACGAAGTACCTTCGCGACCTCATCGCCGGTCGCCCCGTCTTCGGACATCCGTGCGCCGAAGGCGGGTTCAGGCTCCGATACGGCCGGTCTCGAAACCACGGCTTCGCGACGGCGGGTGTCCATCCCGCGACGATGCATCTGGTGGACGACTTTCTCGCCACCGGGACGCAGATAAAGACCGAACGGCCCGGGAAGGCGGGCGGCGTCGTCCCCGTCGACTCCATCGAGGGGCCGACGGTCCGACTCGCGAACGGCGACGTGCGGCAAATCGACGACCCGAAGGAGGCCCTGGAGGTCAGAAACGGCGTCGAGAAGATTCTGGACCTCGGCGAGTACCTCGTCAACTTCGGCGAGTTCGTCGAGAACAACCACCCGCTCGCCCCCGCCTCGTACGTCTACGAGTGGTGGATTCAGGAGTTCGATGCCGCTGGCGCGCCCGTGCAGGCGTTCGAGGACGACCCGAGCGTCGACCTCGAACACCCCTCCCCCGAGGACGCCTTAGAGTGGGCCGAAACGTACGACTGCGCGCTTCACCCCGAGTACACCCACCTCTGGCACGACGTCACGGTCGAGGAGTTCGAGACGCTCGCGGACGCCGCCGCCGACGGCCGACTCGTGGACGTAGAATCCGACGGCGGGGTGGCGGTCCACCCCGAAGGCGCACAGGGCGGCGACGCCGTCCTCGAACTCGACCGGACGGAGGCGGTCCGCCGAACGCTCGAACACCTCCTCGTCGAACACACGCAGACCGACGAGACGATTCGCGTCCCCGAGTGGCGGACGCTCGTTCGCTCTCTCGGACTCACGGCCGACCTCGAACGCACGTGGGCGGACCTCTCGCCCGCGGCGCGCGAGTGGGAGGGCGGCGAGAACGCCGTGAAGGCCGTCAACGAAGTCGCGCCCTTCGAGATTCGCGAACGCGCGCCGACGCGCATCGGCAACCGGATGGGTCGCCCCGAGAAATCGGAGTCGCGGGACCTCTCGCCTGCGGTCCACACGCTCTTTCCCATCGGCGAGATGGGCGGCAACCAACGCGACGTGAGCGAGGCCGCCCGCGCCCGAAACGACGACGGCGTCCGCGGCGAGGTGAACGTCCGCGTCGGCGACAGGGCCTGTCCGGACTGCGGCACACACACGTTCAAGTCGAAGTGTCCCGCCTGCGACGCCCACACCGAACCGCACTACGAGTGCGAGGACTGCGGCACCGTCCACGAACCCGACGAGTCCGGACGGGTCTACTGCGACCGGTGCGAACGCGACGTAGAGAGCACGGACTGGTTCGGCATCGACCTCTCGACGGAACTGCGCGAGGCCCTCGAAAACGTGGGCGAACGCGAGTCCTCGTTTCCGATTCTGAAAGGCGTGAAGGGGCTGACCTCCTCGAACAAGACGCCCGAACCCATCGAGAAAGGCGTCCTCCGCGCGAAAAACGGCGTCTCGTCGTTCAAAGACGGCACCGTCCGCTACGACATGACCGACCTGCCGGTCACCTCCGTCCGCCCCGAGGAACTCGACGTGACCGCGGGCCACTTCCGCGAACTCGGCTACGAGACGGACATCGACGGCGAACCGCTCCAGTTCGACGACCAACTCGTCGAACTCAAAGTCCAAGACATCGTCCTCTCGGACGGCGCGGCCGAACACATGCTGAAGACGGCAAACTTCGTCGACGACCTGTTAGAGCAGTTCTACGACCTCGACCCGTTCTACGAAGTCGAGGAACGCGACGAACTCATCGGCGAACTCGTCTTCGGGATGGCACCGCACACCTCCGCCGCCGTCGTCGGCAGAGTCGTCGGATTTACCTCGGCGGCGGTCGGATACGCTCATCCGTACTTTCACGCCGCGAAACGCCGGAACTGCTTTCACCCCGAGACGAAAGTCTGGTACCGCGACGAGGACGACTCGTGGCACCACGAGCGGATTCGAGAGTTCGTCGAATCGCGTCTCGACGACCCGACGACGGACGACTTCGGAACGCTCGTGCAGGAACTCGACGGCGACGTGTTCGTACCGTCCCTCGACGACTCCGGTGGGGAGGTTCTGAAGCCGGTCGAAGCCGTCTCGAAACACCCCGCGCCGGACCACATGGTCCGTATCGAGACGCGGGGTGGGCGGGAGTTGACCGTGACGCCGGACCACGAGGTACACGTGTTCGACGGTGACGGTATCCGCTCGAAGCGGGCCTCCGCGTTGACGACCGAAGACCACGCCATCACGCCCGAACATCTAACTGCGGTCGACGCGAGCCACGAGACTCCCGAGTTCGACCTTCTCGACGAGTTCCTCTCGCTCGACGAATTCCCGGCCGACAGACTCACCATTCGCGGTCTGGACAAAGACGTGCTGTACGACCTATTCGAGAGCGCTCTCTCCGACGAGTGGGACGGTACGTTCTATCCGCTTCAGAGTACTGCTGACTATCTTGGACTGACGAAAAAGGGGCTCAGCAACTACCTCTATCGGGAGAGTATCCCCGTCTCGATTCTGGCTGAACTGTTCGAAACGCGAGAGGAACTCCTCTCGCAAATCCCGGACGACGTTCAACTCGGGATGAAACGCGACCGTACCGCTATCGACAGGCGTGTGGTCGTGGACGAAAACGCCGCCACTCTGCTCGGCTACTATGCCGCAGAAGGATTTGCACGGGAACAACAGACGCCGAAAGGGGCCGTCCACCAGACGACCATCTGCGGTACGGAAGCGGAAGCTCGCGGCTTCTTCGTGGAGACGCTCGAAGATACGTTCGGTGTCGAACCGTACCGCGAAAACGAGGCAAAAGTCACGGTCTCCGGGCGTCTGCTGAGGACGTTCTTCGATACCGTTCTCGATGCCGGTGTATTCGCGGACGAGAAGTGCGTCCCACAGTTCCTCTTCGATTCGTCGGATTCCCTCGTCGAAGCGTATCTCCGGGGCTACTTCAGCGGGGACGGCTCCGTCGTTTCTAACGCCTTAGAAGTCACTGCGACGACTGTCAGCCCCGAACTCAAAGAAGACATCCTCGCGCTACTCACTCGCATAGGAATCGCCGCGAAAGCTGACATCGTAGAACCAACACCTCTGTGCGAGAAATTCCCCGACTACTACGATATCGACGATCAGTCGATGTCGGCTCCTTCCTACGTCGTCCACGTCACCTCGTCCGACGCCGCGCGGTTTGCTCGACGAGTCGGGTTCCATCTAACGCGGAAAGAGCAGCAGCTTCGGTCCCAGTTGGACTCCGTCTCACCGGCCGCTCGACGGGTCTTCGACGGCGGCACCGGGGAGTACTTAGTCGAGTCTATCGACTCAGTGGAACACGTAGTCTCGGATACTGACCACACGTACTGTCTCACTGTCGCGGACACGCACTCGTTAATAGCGAATGACCTGTCGGCAAAGCAATGTGACGGCGACGAGGACTGCGTGATGCTGCTCATGGACGGTCTTCTCAACTTCTCGAAACAGTTCCTCCCCGACAAGCGCGGCGGACAGATGGACGCGCCCCTCGTGATGTCCTCGCGCATCGACCCCTCCGAGATAGACGACGAGGCGCACAACATGGACATCGTCCGGCGCTATCCTCGGGAGTTCTACGAGGCGACGCTCTCGATGGCGGACCCCGGCGAAGTCGAGGACCTGATCAAACTCGGCGAGGACACCCTCGGCACCGACGACGAGTATCGGGGGTTCGACCACACCCACGACACCACGGACATCGCTCTCGGCCCGGACCTCTCGGCGTACAAGACGCTCGGGTCGATGATGGAGAAGATGGACGCGCAGTTGGCCCTCTCGCGGAACCTCCGTTCGGTGGACGAAACCGACGTGGCCGAACGCGTCATCGAGTACCACTTCCTGCCTGACCTCATCGGCAACCTCCGCGCGTTCGCCAGACAGGAGACGCGGTGTCTCGACTGCGGCGAGAAATATCGGAGAATGCCGCTGACCGGCGACTGCCGCGAGTGCGGCGGCCGGGTCAACCTGACCGTCCACCGTGGGTCGGTGAACAAGTACATGGACACCGCGATTCGGGTGGCCGAGGAGTTCGGCTGCCGCGACTACACGAAACAGCGACTCGAAGTGCTCGAAAAGAGCCTTGAATCCATCTTCGAGAACGACAAGAACAAAGCCTCGAAGATATCGGACTTCATGTAA
- a CDS encoding DUF7130 family rubredoxin-like protein — MSEEKSSPTIGMTVYTDDGRPLGSIRGFDDDGFYVTTEDGIEAMSVEHERAGHEFGEAELMWRCTNCGEMGELDDDDDQPLPDTCPNCGTEKENLMYWTED, encoded by the coding sequence ATGTCCGAAGAGAAATCGTCCCCGACTATCGGAATGACAGTGTACACAGACGACGGCCGCCCCCTCGGCAGCATCCGCGGGTTCGACGACGACGGCTTCTACGTCACGACCGAGGACGGTATCGAGGCGATGTCCGTCGAACACGAACGGGCGGGCCACGAGTTCGGCGAGGCGGAACTCATGTGGCGGTGCACGAACTGCGGCGAGATGGGCGAGTTGGACGACGACGACGACCAACCCCTCCCGGACACCTGTCCGAACTGCGGGACGGAGAAAGAGAACCTGATGTACTGGACCGAAGACTGA